A DNA window from Arachis hypogaea cultivar Tifrunner chromosome 18, arahy.Tifrunner.gnm2.J5K5, whole genome shotgun sequence contains the following coding sequences:
- the LOC114925778 gene encoding uncharacterized protein: MTTNLVECINSVLKGARNLPVTALVKATFYRLNELFTRKRAEAEARINAGLVFSEMVTSKVHANQRASGNIQVSCFDRENEVFEVREMPSGVEYAVDLRHRRCDCGEFQVDRIPCRHVFACCANRRLDWQVYVHDVYKMDQVRRVYRARFRPLGNPATWSAYHGSRFVGNPFLRRVAKGRLKMTRFLNEMDTRMLRRPRRCKQCGAEGHSRSRCRQSAGPSGGPAEE; encoded by the coding sequence ATGACCACCAATCTTGTGGAGTGCATCAACTCCGTCTTAAAGGGTGCACGCAATCTCCCGGTGACTGCACTTGTTAAGGCTACATTTTACAGACTGAATGAGTTGTTCACTAGGAAAAGAGCTGAGGCTGAAGCCCGAATTAATGCTGGACTTGTTTTCTCTGAGATGGTGACCTCCAAGGTGCATGCAAATCAACGAGCATCGGGTAACATACAGGTTAGTTGTTTTGATAGAGAAAATGAAGTATTTGAGGTACGCGAGATGCCAAGTGGGGTTGAGTATGCAGTTGACCTACGCCACCGTCGTTGCGACTGTGGTGAATTCCAGGTTGACCGAATTCCGTGTCGACATGTGTTTGCTTGTTGTGCAAATCGGCGGTTGGACTGGCAAGTGTACGTTCATGATGTATACAAGATGGACCAAGTTCGAAGAGTATATAGGGCTAGGTTTAGACCACTGGGAAATCCTGCAACGTGGTCTGCTTATCATGGATCTCGATTCGTCGGAAACCCATTCCTCAGACGTGTAGCCAAAGGTCGTCTGAAGATGACCcgcttcttgaatgagatggacactcGTATGTTACGTCGCCCTAGGCGATGCAAGCAATGCGGTGCCGAGGGCCATAGTCGTAGTAGATGTCGCCAAAGTGCTGGACCAAGTGGAGGTCCAGCCGAAGAGTAG
- the LOC112771336 gene encoding uncharacterized protein isoform X2, translated as MKYFQCTWKIATECRASSYNSESEDEFESNYEIVGPGEDEDEAGGAMNTDVAEVANALANPHPFQEPSFMRSLDLEAIHAPEFSQYMNTDGEFTVGMKFSSREAVIKAMKDYTIWRGVDYRVYESKPTTFYAKCTEYENGCDWLIRVTKMQKKYCWEIRRYNGSHTCTRSTISQDHSKLDSKTVAEVIKPLVEVDPSIKVKSIIAELQSKFNYTISYRKAWLAKQQAVESIFRGWEASYEALPIWFEAMCHKEPSAVVHFETMPAYQWDDLVPDIHVLHRVFWSHYPCIRAFRHCKPVVQVDGTHLYGKYKGCLLVVVSQDGNNNIVPIAFAIVEGETSDAWYFFLSNLRQHVVTRDGVGLISDRHDSIRSAIERSNGAWSPPRPFHMFCIRHIESNFLRKFKAPYLQKLIVNIGYSSRSTRCAMND; from the exons ATGAAATATTTTCAATGTACATGGAAAATCGCCACCGAATGTCGTGCATCGAGTTATAATAGTGAAAGCgaagatgaatttgaaagtaactaTGAGATCGTCGGTCCAGGTGAAGACGAAGATGAAGCTGGCGGCGCCATGAACACAGATGTGGCGGAAGTTgcaaatgcactagcaaaccCGCATCCGTTTCAGGAGCCTTCTTTCATGCGGTCATTGGATTTGGAGGCTATACACGCACCGGAGTTTTCGCAGTATATGAACACAG ATGGTGAGTTCACAGTGGGGATGAAATTCAGTTCAAGAGAGGCAGTAATCAAGGcaatgaaagattataccatcTGGAGAGGTGTGGACTATCGCGTATATGAGTCGAAACCGACGACATTCTATGCCAAATGTACAGAATATGAGAATGGTTGTGACTGGTTGATCAGGGTTACCAAAATGCAGAAGAAGTACTGTTGGGagataaggaggtacaatggAAGTCACACTTGTACCAGGTCTACTATTTCTCAAGACCATTCGAAGTTGGATTCCAAGACAGTTGCAGAAGTAATTAAGCCGTTGGTAGAGGTTGACCCGTCTATAAAGGTGAAATCAATAATTGCTGAACTCCAGTCAAAGTTTAACTACACCATCAGTTATCGCAAGGCTTGGTTAGCGAAGCAGCAGGCGGTGGAATCAATTTTCAGAGGTTGGGAAGCATCATATGAAGCTTTGcccatatggtttgaggccatgtgtcacaagGAGCCATCAGCAGTGGTTCACTTTGAAACAATGCCTGCTTACCAGTGGGATGATTTGGTTCCTGATATTCATGTACTGCATAGAGTCTTCTGGAGTCATTACCCTTGTATAAGGGCCTTCAGACACTGCAAGCCAGTGGTGCAGGTGGACGGGACTCATTTGTATGGAAAATACAAGGGTTGTTTATTGGTTGTAGTCTCACAAGATGGTAATAACAACATCGTGCCTATTGCATTCGCCatagtggagggagagacttctgatgcatggTACTTTTTCCTTAGTAACTTGCGTCAACATGTGGTGACACGTGATGGTGTGGGACTTATTTCTGACCGACACGATTCTATTCGGTCAGCTATTGAGAGAAGTAATGGGGCTTGGTCTCCTCCTAGACCGTTCCATATGTTTTGTATCCGCCATATTGAGTCCAACTTCTTGAGGAAGTTCAAGGCACCTTACTTGCAGAAGCTTATCGTCAACATTG GATACTCGTCAAGGAGTACCAGATGCGCTATGAACGATTAA
- the LOC112771336 gene encoding uncharacterized protein isoform X1, which produces MKYFQCTWKIATECRASSYNSESEDEFESNYEIVGPGEDEDEAGGAMNTDVAEVANALANPHPFQEPSFMRSLDLEAIHAPEFSQYMNTAPPVVADGEFTVGMKFSSREAVIKAMKDYTIWRGVDYRVYESKPTTFYAKCTEYENGCDWLIRVTKMQKKYCWEIRRYNGSHTCTRSTISQDHSKLDSKTVAEVIKPLVEVDPSIKVKSIIAELQSKFNYTISYRKAWLAKQQAVESIFRGWEASYEALPIWFEAMCHKEPSAVVHFETMPAYQWDDLVPDIHVLHRVFWSHYPCIRAFRHCKPVVQVDGTHLYGKYKGCLLVVVSQDGNNNIVPIAFAIVEGETSDAWYFFLSNLRQHVVTRDGVGLISDRHDSIRSAIERSNGAWSPPRPFHMFCIRHIESNFLRKFKAPYLQKLIVNIGYSSRSTRCAMND; this is translated from the exons ATGAAATATTTTCAATGTACATGGAAAATCGCCACCGAATGTCGTGCATCGAGTTATAATAGTGAAAGCgaagatgaatttgaaagtaactaTGAGATCGTCGGTCCAGGTGAAGACGAAGATGAAGCTGGCGGCGCCATGAACACAGATGTGGCGGAAGTTgcaaatgcactagcaaaccCGCATCCGTTTCAGGAGCCTTCTTTCATGCGGTCATTGGATTTGGAGGCTATACACGCACCGGAGTTTTCGCAGTATATGAACACAG CACCTCCTGTTGTGGCAGATGGTGAGTTCACAGTGGGGATGAAATTCAGTTCAAGAGAGGCAGTAATCAAGGcaatgaaagattataccatcTGGAGAGGTGTGGACTATCGCGTATATGAGTCGAAACCGACGACATTCTATGCCAAATGTACAGAATATGAGAATGGTTGTGACTGGTTGATCAGGGTTACCAAAATGCAGAAGAAGTACTGTTGGGagataaggaggtacaatggAAGTCACACTTGTACCAGGTCTACTATTTCTCAAGACCATTCGAAGTTGGATTCCAAGACAGTTGCAGAAGTAATTAAGCCGTTGGTAGAGGTTGACCCGTCTATAAAGGTGAAATCAATAATTGCTGAACTCCAGTCAAAGTTTAACTACACCATCAGTTATCGCAAGGCTTGGTTAGCGAAGCAGCAGGCGGTGGAATCAATTTTCAGAGGTTGGGAAGCATCATATGAAGCTTTGcccatatggtttgaggccatgtgtcacaagGAGCCATCAGCAGTGGTTCACTTTGAAACAATGCCTGCTTACCAGTGGGATGATTTGGTTCCTGATATTCATGTACTGCATAGAGTCTTCTGGAGTCATTACCCTTGTATAAGGGCCTTCAGACACTGCAAGCCAGTGGTGCAGGTGGACGGGACTCATTTGTATGGAAAATACAAGGGTTGTTTATTGGTTGTAGTCTCACAAGATGGTAATAACAACATCGTGCCTATTGCATTCGCCatagtggagggagagacttctgatgcatggTACTTTTTCCTTAGTAACTTGCGTCAACATGTGGTGACACGTGATGGTGTGGGACTTATTTCTGACCGACACGATTCTATTCGGTCAGCTATTGAGAGAAGTAATGGGGCTTGGTCTCCTCCTAGACCGTTCCATATGTTTTGTATCCGCCATATTGAGTCCAACTTCTTGAGGAAGTTCAAGGCACCTTACTTGCAGAAGCTTATCGTCAACATTG GATACTCGTCAAGGAGTACCAGATGCGCTATGAACGATTAA